In the Drosophila takahashii strain IR98-3 E-12201 chromosome 3R, DtakHiC1v2, whole genome shotgun sequence genome, one interval contains:
- the LOC138913628 gene encoding uncharacterized protein yields MAEEYHWSERKRCRKLYTSLRGRSQRIHGTLPESTLRSYEAIKTAMREHFTVGTHTGYHILNNRMQGPMETLDDFALELERLGRAVFGELPELTYNNIMVQRFIDGIRETAYQVPIDVMNVTAMTAETQPSAPRSGGRGPRGNRRASPESSPPPANQAGN; encoded by the coding sequence ATGGCAGAGGAGTATCACTGGTCGGAGAGAAAGAGATGCCGAAAGCTGTACACCAGCCTGCGCGGGCGCTCCCAACGCATTCACGGCACCCTTCCGGAGTCCACCCTCCGTTCCTATGAGGCGATCAAGACGGCTATGCGTGAACACTTCACAGTAGGGACTCATACCGGTTACCACATCTTAAATAACCGTATGCAGGGCCCAATGGAGACACTCGATGACTTCGCTTTGGAACTAGAACGCCTTGGTCGAGCAGTTTTTGGCGAGCTGCCTGAGCTGACCTACAACAACATCATGGTGCAGCGGTTTATTGATGGGATTCGAGAGACAGCTTACCAAGTGCCGATTGACGTGATGAACGTCACGGCCATGACTGCTGAAACCCAACCGTCAGCGCCAAGAAGCGGTGGCCGAGGACCACGCGGGAATAGGCGTGCTAGTCCAGAGTCATCCCCACCTCCTGCTAACCAAGCGGGAAACTAA